A window of the Streptomyces griseochromogenes genome harbors these coding sequences:
- a CDS encoding MFS transporter, producing the protein MNITWQRDPGRPQTTGRHDRPWRGNRLSFAAAAYILFVLTVGTNMPTPLYARYETEFGFSPLVVTLVFAMYAGTLIPTAMFAGALTDSIGYRRVAAPAVALAAVAAVLFSCANGVAWLFAARALQGVSVGAASGALTAALVETEPSGDRARASMLASAMITGGGGIGPVLSGFLGEHAPLPLRLTYLVELALLALAAAAATRLPRMASRGVWRFRRPRIPASLRRPFALASAVSVLGWAVVALFLAMVPSYAIAILHRHDLLLAGTAAGMFLLFAAGTQYAVARAGIATRPAGGLLLLTVGLAMLAGAGATDSLWLLLAAAACGGAGQGITFKAALARVNEVAPPESRAEVLSAFYMITYLGVGLPVIGVGFLAAATDLLTAVGTFSAVTAPACVVVAVMARARWADAV; encoded by the coding sequence GTGAACATCACCTGGCAGCGAGACCCGGGCAGGCCACAGACCACTGGGCGGCACGATCGGCCCTGGCGTGGCAACCGCCTGTCCTTCGCGGCTGCCGCCTACATCCTCTTCGTGCTGACGGTCGGCACCAACATGCCGACCCCTCTGTACGCCCGCTATGAGACCGAGTTCGGGTTCTCCCCGCTCGTGGTCACCCTCGTCTTTGCCATGTACGCGGGCACCCTGATCCCCACGGCCATGTTTGCCGGGGCGCTGACCGACAGCATCGGGTACCGCCGCGTGGCCGCCCCGGCCGTCGCTCTTGCGGCGGTCGCGGCCGTCCTGTTCAGCTGCGCGAACGGTGTCGCCTGGCTGTTCGCGGCGCGGGCACTGCAAGGCGTCTCGGTCGGCGCGGCCTCCGGGGCCCTGACCGCAGCCCTGGTGGAGACGGAGCCCTCGGGAGACCGTGCGCGAGCTTCCATGCTCGCCTCCGCCATGATCACGGGCGGTGGCGGTATCGGCCCCGTCCTCTCCGGCTTCCTCGGCGAGCACGCGCCGCTGCCCCTACGCCTGACCTACCTCGTCGAACTCGCCCTGCTCGCCCTGGCGGCGGCAGCCGCCACCAGGCTGCCCAGGATGGCAAGCCGCGGCGTCTGGCGGTTCCGCCGGCCCCGCATCCCGGCCTCTCTGCGACGACCCTTCGCCCTGGCGTCCGCCGTGAGCGTTCTCGGGTGGGCCGTCGTCGCGCTCTTCCTCGCCATGGTGCCGTCGTACGCCATCGCCATCCTGCACCGCCACGACCTTCTGCTGGCCGGCACGGCCGCGGGCATGTTCCTGTTGTTCGCCGCGGGAACGCAGTACGCGGTGGCGCGCGCGGGCATCGCGACTCGGCCGGCTGGAGGGCTGCTTCTGCTCACCGTCGGCCTGGCGATGCTGGCGGGCGCCGGAGCCACGGACTCCCTGTGGCTCCTTCTCGCGGCCGCCGCGTGTGGCGGGGCGGGCCAAGGCATCACGTTCAAGGCGGCGCTGGCCAGAGTCAACGAAGTGGCACCACCGGAGTCCCGTGCCGAGGTTCTCTCCGCCTTCTACATGATCACGTATCTCGGGGTCGGACTCCCTGTCATCGGCGTCGGCTTCCTGGCCGCAGCCACCGATCTGCTCACCGCCGTCGGCACCTTCTCGGCGGTGACCGCTCCGGCCTGCGTCGTCGTCGCGGTCATGGCCCGTGCCAGGTGGGCGGATGCTGTTTAA
- a CDS encoding AfsR/SARP family transcriptional regulator translates to MIHFACRTDVPPAEIPFGISNGGHVRFGILGPVDVENDLGEKVTPQALKIRSLLAVFCMHAGHVVSPARLISALWGGTPPRTASTALQVYVSKLRGQFTQAGASPDLITTTSSGYLMRLDEHTLDLTLFESNVVKIQQAIDADRTQDAARLLSESLTLWRGTALADVRTTPALDGYAQQLDERRNALHEQRLTLELRLGRHTDLIGELYGLTQEHPMWETIHACLMIALYRSGRIPECLAAYQHIRQTLHDELGMEPCNRLRNLHRAILAREPWLDDHSRLLSAAYAS, encoded by the coding sequence ATGATTCATTTCGCCTGTCGCACTGATGTTCCACCCGCGGAAATACCCTTCGGTATTTCGAATGGAGGGCATGTGAGGTTCGGAATTCTGGGTCCTGTAGATGTGGAGAATGACCTCGGTGAAAAAGTCACCCCGCAGGCACTCAAAATTCGGTCGCTCCTGGCCGTGTTCTGTATGCACGCGGGCCACGTGGTCTCTCCGGCACGGCTCATCAGCGCCCTGTGGGGTGGAACGCCCCCGCGGACCGCGTCCACGGCGCTTCAGGTCTATGTGTCCAAGCTGCGCGGGCAGTTCACTCAGGCGGGTGCGAGCCCCGACCTCATCACCACCACCTCGTCGGGCTATCTGATGCGGCTCGACGAGCACACCCTCGACCTCACCCTTTTCGAATCCAACGTGGTCAAGATCCAGCAGGCCATCGATGCAGACCGGACCCAGGACGCTGCCCGGCTTCTCTCCGAATCCCTGACGCTGTGGCGGGGCACCGCGCTCGCCGACGTACGTACCACTCCTGCCCTGGATGGTTACGCCCAGCAGCTGGACGAGCGGCGCAACGCACTGCACGAACAACGCCTCACCCTGGAACTCCGGCTCGGTCGCCACACGGACCTCATCGGCGAGCTCTATGGCCTCACGCAGGAACACCCCATGTGGGAGACCATCCATGCCTGCCTGATGATCGCCCTCTATCGCAGCGGTCGAATACCCGAGTGTCTGGCGGCGTATCAGCACATACGCCAGACACTCCATGACGAGCTGGGTATGGAACCCTGCAACCGGCTGCGGAATCTGCATCGCGCGATTCTCGCCCGCGAGCCGTGGCTGGATGACCACAGCCGACTGCTGTCCGCGGCGTACGCCTCGTGA